The window CCTTATAAAAAAGCCTCCCTTGTGTGGGAGGCTTCTTGTTCGTTTTTGACTTGTTTTTCTAAAACGACTCAGCCTCCGATTTACGGAAGAAAAAAGAAGTCAAAAATAAACAAAGATTGAGAGTGCATAAAAAGTGATTGTTTTATGAATGTTTAAACACAATAAGCAAGCGAGCTACGAGCGTCAAGCAAAAAAATAGCGCCCTGAGGCGCTATTTTTTAATCTGTTCTCTTTCCCTATTCTACTTCAGCTTCTAGCTCTTCAATTTCAGGCTTTTCAGCGCGACGCGCTTCTGGTTTATGGCGTAGCTTGTTGAGTTGACGCTCTAGTTTTTGTTCTACTTCGTTGATAGCCACGTAGAGGTCGTCATGAATTGATGAAGCAACAAGTTGGCCTTTTGGTACCGTTAGTACGGCTTCAAATTTTTTCTTCTTGTTTGGTTCTTCGCTAAAGCTCGCTTGGCAGCCAATGATGTCTACTTGCCATTTATCCAGCTTTTTAAATTTGCTTTCTATGTGATCACGGATTGCAGAGGTAATGTCGATGTTTTTACCAGTGATGTTCATTTTCATAGAAGTTTTCCTCTGTTGTATCCCTCATGGGTTAACTTCAGATTACGACTTTTAGGAATAAAGAATGTGATCTGGATCTTGTTTTGATTGGGTGGGATAAGCATTAAAATCAAATGTGATCTCACGCAAGTCTTGGTATCTTTTTGTCGAAAAATGCTTGTTATCC of the Vibrio lentus genome contains:
- the hpf gene encoding ribosome hibernation-promoting factor, HPF/YfiA family, producing MKMNITGKNIDITSAIRDHIESKFKKLDKWQVDIIGCQASFSEEPNKKKKFEAVLTVPKGQLVASSIHDDLYVAINEVEQKLERQLNKLRHKPEARRAEKPEIEELEAEVE